The following coding sequences lie in one Methylotenera versatilis 301 genomic window:
- a CDS encoding DUF3307 domain-containing protein — MLEALIFLFVKHFICDFPLQANPWMYRNKGTYGHASGLTHAALHGVGTFIIFAFWLGAGAWVYALADALIHYHIDWAKMNAGKRYDLKPDNSEWFWILLGFDQLLHHLTYFALVAIAFKPIATA, encoded by the coding sequence ATGCTCGAGGCCTTAATATTCTTGTTTGTAAAACACTTTATCTGCGACTTTCCATTGCAAGCCAACCCATGGATGTATCGCAATAAAGGTACCTACGGCCATGCAAGTGGCTTAACACATGCAGCATTGCATGGTGTTGGTACATTCATCATCTTTGCTTTTTGGTTAGGCGCAGGCGCTTGGGTATACGCACTAGCCGATGCTTTAATTCACTACCATATTGATTGGGCAAAAATGAATGCGGGTAAACGCTACGACCTTAAGCCTGATAATAGCGAGTGGTTTTGGATTTTATTGGGGTTCGATCAACTTCTGCACCATCTTACTTACTTTGCATTAGTCGCGATTGCATTTAAGCCTATTGCAACGGCTTAA
- the iscX gene encoding Fe-S cluster assembly protein IscX, with translation MKWTDSLRIAESLYDTHPDIDPKTVRFTDLMEWVMALDGFNDLPEHCGEKILEAIQLAWIDEAE, from the coding sequence ATGAAATGGACAGACAGCTTAAGAATTGCCGAGTCGCTTTACGATACACATCCAGATATTGATCCGAAAACAGTACGTTTTACCGATTTAATGGAATGGGTAATGGCGCTTGATGGTTTTAATGATTTACCAGAACATTGCGGTGAAAAGATATTAGAAGCTATACAACTGGCTTGGATTGATGAAGCTGAATAA